The sequence below is a genomic window from Roseofilum casamattae BLCC-M143.
GTCTCGCCGAAGCCGTACGCCGCATGGGACTGAAGCATGTTGTCGTCACCTCAGTTAACCGCGACGATTTACCAGATGGAGGTGCGGGGCAATTTGTCCGCTGTATCGAGCAAATTCGCGCTGTAATGCCTGCAACGACGATTGAGGTTCTGATTCCAGATTTATGTGGAAATTGGCAGGCTCTCGAGCAAATTTTGCAGGCCGAACCAGAAGTGATGAACCACAATACGGAAACCGTTCCCCGCTTGTATCGGCGAGTCCGTCCTCAAGGAAATTATCAACGATCGCTGGAGGTTTTGCGGCGATCGCGAGAATTGACGCCCAAAGTCTACACGAAATCGGGCATTATGGCCGGTTTAGGCGAAACGGATGCAGAAGTACGCCAAGTAATGCAAGACTTACGAGACGTAGACTGCGACATTATTACCATCGGTCAATACCTGCAACCGACTCCCAAACATTATTCCCTCGATCGCTTTGTCACGCCACAAGAGTTCGAGGCTTGGCGCGAGTTTGGCGAATCCTTAGGGTTTTTGCAAGTGGTTTCCTCTCCCCTAACGCGCAGTTCTTACCATGCCGAACAAGTCCAACACCTGATGCAACAGTTTCCGCGATAGCAGTCTGGGTGCAAAAGAATGGATAATCGGGAATTGAGATTGCGATCGCAATCTAACTCTTGTCGAACTAACGCAAAAACGGATGAGTCTTGCTCTCGGTGGTTTTCGTGCGATTTGCCTCACTCATAAATCGCTTCAAAGCCTTTTCCCGATTCTTCATAAATGCCGTCCAAAACCCAGGTTGAAACTCATCCATAGTTTTCGCTAACGCCCAAACATCTACAGCCAGGATATTGTAGAGAGTTTCATCTTCGCGCTTAAGGGAGTTGATTTGATCGAGTAACTGACGAGTCTTGGACGAATTAAAATCTTTATTGGTCACCATGCCATCATCTCCCGAAACTATCGTGGTTCCATATGATAAACAAACTATCTCAATCATAATAGTTGTCTATCCCCTCTGGAGTCTGCTACAAGACTGGCAGGGAAATACCCTCTAAACTATTTCTATCGATACTATCCACACAGGGAGCGCTCGTGTTTCGTAAATTTTCTTTAGGTACAGCCGGCCTGTACGTGGGCGGCCTGTTAACTATTGGCGGATTTGTCGCCTATTTCACCGACCATCCCACCCTTAATTTAGCTGGATTCTTTTATGGCATCCCCGTACTATTGGGAGGACTGGCTCTGAAAGCTTCCGAGTTAAAACCGACCCCAATTACTCAAGAGACCACTGCTGAAGTCTTGGCTTTGCGCGAGCAACAAGCGACGGAAACCCAACTCCAAGTTTGGGGAGATGTAACGCGCTATCGTTACGGTCAGGAAGCCCATTTGGATGAATCGTTAGCCACTTTAGGGTTAAGCCCGACTGATGAAGAGCGACCCTTGCTTACAGGGATTCGCGAAGCTGCGGTCGAAGGACGCTATACTTTAGTGCTCGAGTTTGAATCTCCCCTGATTTCTCGCACTATGTGGGATGAGAAACAGGAGAAGATCGAGCGCTTTTTCGGGCCGGGAATCCAAGTCAAAATCGACCAACCCGATCCGACTGAAGCCGATTTTATCGATCTCTATCTAATTGCATCTGCTGAAAGCGAGTCGGTGGTTGCTTAGTCAAAGCGCGAGGTTAAGTCGGAAACCGGGTTGCTCGAATCGATGTGATTTTTGGCTTGAAGTAGAAACACCAAACCCGGTTTCTCAGATCCCTATTTCCGATTCCCTAGCGCAAAGCGTTGTATTCCTTAATAAATTGGTGAGGAAACCGGTTCTTTTCGCAAAAGGTGCGACAATGGCAGTCTCGATGAAATAAGAGCAAGCGATATGTCTGAACCCCTAACCCACAATCGATATCCCGATCTGCTCTCGGTGAAATGGTCTGTAGTTCCTGTTTCTGGATCGGCAGACGCGCGGTACGACCTATATTTAAGTCTGGAGTCGAACGATCGCTGGCAGAAGTTAGGGACGGGACGCTTTCAGTGGGCGTTGAAGGGCATGAATATCTCGGTTAGTTTAAATGAGGCAACTTTGCTGCCAGAAACCGATCGCCGGATAGATTTGAACGGCATTCATGGGTTGGCGATCGCCTCGGAAGAACCGGATTCCTTGACGTGGGAAATCGCCACTCTCAAAGCAGGTCACCCATTGCAAGGTTCTCTCTTAGAGTTAAAGTGGGGAACCTTTGAGGTACGCTCGGCTGGTGCTTCGGTGCAGGTTAGCTGTTCTGCGAATGGGTCGCAAGTTCATATTCTCGGTACGGAAGGATTGTGGTCTCATCATATCAGTCCGAATCAATTGGCGATCGCCGAGCAAGCGTTGGCTTTATCTTTGCCCGACTCTTCTAAAACTCTGGCGCTCAGTTCGATGGGGTGGCAAGCCGAGGGAGCACCGCTGGTGGCAAAGCTCGATGACGGGGAGGGAGATTGCGATCGTTTATTACCGATAATTGAGAAAATTACGACAGCAACGAGCGATGATTTCTTAGACCTTGCCCAGCTCGCAGGTCTCAATATCTCAACCGATCTGGCCGGAGCGAAACTGTTGGGAACTCACTTAAATGGATTAGACTTAAGCAACGCCGATTTGCGTCGAGTTTATTTGCGCGGCGCGGAGTTATGCGATGCGGATTTGAGTAATGCTTGTCTGGAAGGGGCCAATTTTACGGGTGCAGATTTGAGTGGAGTGCTTCTCAGCGATGCTCCCGCTCGAGGGGCGAATTTCCATCGCGCGAGTTTGGCATTGGCGAATTTAAGTGGCGCTAAGCTGAGGAATGCTGATTTTACCGAAGCGAATTTAAGTAATGCCAATTTAAGTGATGCGGACTTAACCGGTGCGAATTTAAGCGATGCGGATTTAACCGGTGCGGGTTTAGTGTTGTCCGAGCTAAAGGATGTTAATCTGCATGGGGCTAAGGTGGAGCGATCGCGATTTAAAGATAATCCTGGATTGACTGAAGCCATGCAGCAAGATTTACAAGAGCGAGGCGCAATTTTTGAGTAAGGGCGTGTCAATGCCATTATTAGGATAGCGAAGAATGTTGCGATCGTTTCCTCTAGTTCTGTTCAAAAATCCGACGCTAGGGGGGTGTGAAAATTACCAATGAGTTCTAAATGGCTGTATTGCTTACCCAGTCTGCCTGACAGCCATTTTTTATTTGTAGGTAGCGTCGGACTATGTAGGGCAAGGGTTTCAGCGATTTTAACTTGCTTTTCAGCTTCCGGTACGTTATGGTTGGAGGTGTGCGTCGGAAATGTACCTTGAAAACTAAATACAGCAAGGGTCTCAGAACCCAGCCGTTGAAATTCACCTAAATCCCTATGAGGGATTGAAACTCAACCCAAAACCGCCAATAAGGACGATTTAAAGTTGAAATTCACCTAAATCCCTATGAGGGATTGAAACAAAGGAAAGCGAATTTTCTTAGATGAGCTAGACCGTTGAAATTCACCTAAATCCCTATGAGGGATTGAAACAATTCAACGATCTCTCTTCCATTACCTTCGATCAGGTTGAAATTCACCTAAATCCCTATGAGGGATTGAAACGACGGAAAAGGATATGGGATCGGAATCCAAAATCAAATCGAGTTGAAATTCACCTAAATCCCTATGAGGGATTGAAACCTTCTTTTGCTGGACAAACAGAAAAATATTTCTGCCGTTGAAATTCACCTAAATCCCTATGAGGGATTGAAACCAATCCAGAAAAGAGCCGATTGATATCCGCCATGAAGTTGAAATTCACCTAAATCCCTATGAGGGATTGAAACACAGCCCATTAGGCTTAGGAGGTGGCGGTGCAGCGTTGAAATTCACCTAAATCCCTATGAGGGATTGAAACAAAATAAAAAAATAAGGGCGCTTCACGTGCCCTTGCGTTGAAATTCACCTAAATCCCTATGAGGGATTGAAACGTCGGTGCTGGTATCATGGGCACGATTTCTGCCCGTAGTTGAAATTCACCTAAATCCCTATGAGGGATTGAAACATAGCATCTTTACGAAGACGATAAGAAACGCGAACGTTGAAATTCACCTAAATCCCTATGAGGGATTGAAACATGGGAGGCTTCGGCCTTCCATCAAGAATTTATCATGTTGAAATTCACCTAAATCCCTATGAGGGATTGAAACCTACAAAATTTGATATACTGGAGATATCAGCAATAGTTGAAATTCACCTAAATCCCTATGAGGGATTAAAACGAAATCAACTATCCCTTATCTACGGGTAATACCCAAACGGCATAAAAATCAATAACGTTCATTTCATATCCCAAGGAAGTGAGAATACCGTGAATTTCCGATTCCCAAGGATTGCTTAATGGCACAATAATAGCACCGACGGATAATTGCGGAATTAGAGTTTGCAAAAGCTGGGGCGCATTCTCTCCACGATGTACCCCACTAATATATTGAGATAAGCGGCGGCGCTGCTCCACTTCTAATGGCGAGAAAAAGTTGGTAATTTGCAGATAACTTTCAGTCACCACAATGGGATACAGGGGAGTGCGGTTCACAATTAACCAACGGGCTAATTCATCTCCTGCAACTTCGTCTCCGACGGGAGAGGCGGGAGCTAAGACATAACTGCCAGATGGAATAATATCTTCCATACGCTTGATAGTCTGTAAACGGGAATTGGGTAATTTTAGTTGCGGAGGAAAGCGAAAGTGGACGCGGTTAAAGTCAATTTGTGGAGAATAGATGTTGGGTGATAGCATCGTTGACAAGACAGTAATGGAGCTGATAACGACGGCACATAAGATGATTTTTGCGTAGTTTTTATAGCGGGTAAAGGGATAAGCTAAGATAGGGAAACTGAGTAAAATGGCGAGTAAGAGATGGCGAGGGATTACCCACCATAAGCGACGATAGGTAGGAACTCCAGTAAGATTAACTGCCCAAAATTCTTGCAGGAATGGATTGAGAAAAACGAGCATGAATGCGAAGATTATGCCTAACAGAACTCGGCGCATTTGTCGATCGCCCACTACTGCCCAACCGGCTAAAACGGCGACCCAGAAAATGTATCCGCCCATACCGTGATGTAAGTGTAAGACGAAGTCGTTGTTTACCACTGGCTCGAATTGCAGATTGCTCATATTTGGCGAAGACTGTTTCACTTGCGACGCGAAGGTGAGGGCGATCGCCAAGGGATAAATAGTGGTCGTCAGCGCCCACAAACTCCGGAACGTTGCTTTCCAATTTCCAGACCAATAGCCGCAGGTGGTTAACAAGACGGTTAAGGGGGCGGCGTAGAGCGCAGTAGAGCTACAGCCAATGGCGGCAATATTCGCCAAACTGAGAATCAGCCATCGCCAGATTGTCGGTTCGGCGAGATAGCGCAAGGTATAGGCAATAATAATTGGAACGAGGATGGCGACGAATAGGGGTTTTCCTTGTTGCAAACGTGCCAGGGAAAAGTTGCCCAAACCGGCGGCGGTGGTTAAGACAACTAATAATAGGGTGGTGACCGTTGTTACTGTCAACCAATGGCGCGGAACTATGACGCGCAGGTATAAGGCGCTGGCAAATACGACGAGAGGTGCGATCGCCAGCGGTTGCCAAAAGTTACGCACCCAGAGATGGGAAATCCCGGTAAGATAACTAATTGCAGCTCCCAGAAGTTCGATGGAATGGACGCGATAGACGGGGAGAAGCAACGGCAGATCGGGCAGTCCGTGCATACTGTCGCGCACCATTAACGGTTCGTCGGGACGATCCAATGCAGCGACCATTAAATTGAGATAGAAGGCATCATCGCCATGGGTTCGATAAATTACAGCGGTTGCCACGATCGCGA
It includes:
- the lipA gene encoding lipoyl synthase; this encodes MTVKPEWLRVKAPQWERVGAVKTTLRDLGLNTVCEEASCPNIGECFQAGTATFLIMGPACTRACPYCDINFEKKPQPLDPSEPHRLAEAVRRMGLKHVVVTSVNRDDLPDGGAGQFVRCIEQIRAVMPATTIEVLIPDLCGNWQALEQILQAEPEVMNHNTETVPRLYRRVRPQGNYQRSLEVLRRSRELTPKVYTKSGIMAGLGETDAEVRQVMQDLRDVDCDIITIGQYLQPTPKHYSLDRFVTPQEFEAWREFGESLGFLQVVSSPLTRSSYHAEQVQHLMQQFPR
- a CDS encoding DUF2854 domain-containing protein encodes the protein MFRKFSLGTAGLYVGGLLTIGGFVAYFTDHPTLNLAGFFYGIPVLLGGLALKASELKPTPITQETTAEVLALREQQATETQLQVWGDVTRYRYGQEAHLDESLATLGLSPTDEERPLLTGIREAAVEGRYTLVLEFESPLISRTMWDEKQEKIERFFGPGIQVKIDQPDPTEADFIDLYLIASAESESVVA
- a CDS encoding pentapeptide repeat-containing protein; its protein translation is MSEPLTHNRYPDLLSVKWSVVPVSGSADARYDLYLSLESNDRWQKLGTGRFQWALKGMNISVSLNEATLLPETDRRIDLNGIHGLAIASEEPDSLTWEIATLKAGHPLQGSLLELKWGTFEVRSAGASVQVSCSANGSQVHILGTEGLWSHHISPNQLAIAEQALALSLPDSSKTLALSSMGWQAEGAPLVAKLDDGEGDCDRLLPIIEKITTATSDDFLDLAQLAGLNISTDLAGAKLLGTHLNGLDLSNADLRRVYLRGAELCDADLSNACLEGANFTGADLSGVLLSDAPARGANFHRASLALANLSGAKLRNADFTEANLSNANLSDADLTGANLSDADLTGAGLVLSELKDVNLHGAKVERSRFKDNPGLTEAMQQDLQERGAIFE
- a CDS encoding DUF6077 domain-containing protein; this translates as MRMKQSREWAGTIVETSCLAWVWGLGVWTLFCNSVVLRQGSFAMLLRLSPIAISLAIAGFWVTRHRIIPTKSLGEGSPDTRVLPIGREVALPVAIAVFVTILYGITDNFALFWCLTTLVLGFSYWRSRPQSPHDFVLPLPAKGSGVWLLGLAAIAIVATAVIYRTHGDDAFYLNLMVAALDRPDEPLMVRDSMHGLPDLPLLLPVYRVHSIELLGAAISYLTGISHLWVRNFWQPLAIAPLVVFASALYLRVIVPRHWLTVTTVTTLLLVVLTTAAGLGNFSLARLQQGKPLFVAILVPIIIAYTLRYLAEPTIWRWLILSLANIAAIGCSSTALYAAPLTVLLTTCGYWSGNWKATFRSLWALTTTIYPLAIALTFASQVKQSSPNMSNLQFEPVVNNDFVLHLHHGMGGYIFWVAVLAGWAVVGDRQMRRVLLGIIFAFMLVFLNPFLQEFWAVNLTGVPTYRRLWWVIPRHLLLAILLSFPILAYPFTRYKNYAKIILCAVVISSITVLSTMLSPNIYSPQIDFNRVHFRFPPQLKLPNSRLQTIKRMEDIIPSGSYVLAPASPVGDEVAGDELARWLIVNRTPLYPIVVTESYLQITNFFSPLEVEQRRRLSQYISGVHRGENAPQLLQTLIPQLSVGAIIVPLSNPWESEIHGILTSLGYEMNVIDFYAVWVLPVDKG